ACCTGGAGCCGCGCTTCGGGGTCGGCGGCGACCAGATCGGTGAGTTTCTCGGGCTGCCAGTCGGAAAGCGCCTGCCAAGCGTCTGATGCGGTCGTCATCGTTTTATATCCTCGAAGGGGGAGTGAATCGCGACCTTTCTCTAGGCCCGCCGCCCGCGCGGCGCCAGTGGCGTCCGCCGATATTCGCTTGACGTGGCAACCTATTCATCGCCAATGCCGCAGCATGACCAATGCCAGCTTTACCGCCGATGTGACGCCCCCGACGGGGCCAACGCCGCCTGCTCCAACTCCCGCGCCGGTATCCGCGAAGGAAGAGGCGGTCGATACCGTCCGCTTCCTCGCGCTGCTCGCTATCGCGGTGCTGATTTTCCGCAGCTTTTTCCTGTCGCCTTTCAACATTCCGTCGGAATCGATGCAGCCGCGGCTGCTCATCGGCGACTATCTGCTGGTGAACAAAATGGCCTATGGCTATTCGAAGTTCAGCCTGCCGTTCAGCGCGCCGCTGATCCCGGGCCGCATTTTTCCGCGCACGCCCGAGCGCGGCGACGTCGTCGTGTTCAAGGCGCCGCCGGTCAACGACAATGACTATATCAAGCGCGTGATCGGCCTGCCCGGCGACAGCGTGCAGGTGAAGGGCGGCATCGTCTGGCTCAACGGGAAGCCGCTGAAGCGCGAAGCGATGCCTGACTTCGTCATCCCGGTGACGCCGAACATGATCGAGGCATCGCGCGCGACGGGCACCCTGCCCTGCTACGCGCCCGAGTTCGAGGAAATCGCCGCCGACGGGACGCGCCAGTGCCGCTACAAGCAGTTCAGGGAAACGCTGCCCAGCGGCAAAAGTTATGCGATCCTCGACATCACGACGATCGCCGAGGACAACACCCCGCTCGTCGTCGTTCCCGAGGGGCATATGTTCCTGATGGGCGACAACCGCGACCGCAGCGCCGACAGCCGTTTCCCCGCGATGGAAAATCAGGGCATCGGCCTCGTCCCCGAGGAAAATCTGGTCGGCCACGCGCTCGTCGGCATGTTCTCGACCGATGGTTCGGCGAGCTGGATCAACCCGATCAGCTGGTTCACCGCCGCGCGCTGGGGCCGTATCGGGGACGGTTTTTGAGCGATACGCTGGACACCGGGGCGCTCGCCGACATCATCGGCTGCACCCCGGATGATATCGCACTCTACGACCTCGCGCTGACGCACGGCAGCACCGGGCGCGCCGATTATCAGCGGCTCGAATTCCTCGGTGACCGCGTGCTTGGGCTCGTCATCGCGTCGGAGCTTTACACGCGCTTTCCCGCCGCGAGCGAGGGCGAGATGTCGTCGCGGCTGCATGTGCTCGCATCGGGGGCGACCTGCGCCGCGATCGCGCAAAAGCTCGACCTCACCGCGCTGATCCGTTTCGGCGCGCAGGCGCGCAACGACGGCGGCCGCTACAGCGACAATATCGCCGCCGACGCGATCGAGGCACTGATCGGCGCGCTCTATCTCGACAAGGGAGCGGAGGCGGCCCGGCAATTCATCCTGACCCATTGGAACGAGATGATCGACGGGCAGCAGGCCGCGCCGAAGCACCCCAAGGCGGCGCTCCAGGAATGGGCACTCGCGCGCAAGCGCCGCCCGCCCGAATATGAAATCGTCTCGCGCGAAGGCCCCGACCATGCGCCGCGCTTCCGCGTCGCGGTGAGCGTCGGCAAGCTCGCCCGCGCCGAGGCCGAGGGCGCCAGTAAACAGGCGGCAGAAAAGGCCGCGGCGGCGGCGCTGCTCGCCGAACTCGAAGGACAGGAAAAATGACCCAGCATTGCGGTTTCGTCGCCGTCGTCGGCGCGCCCAACGCGGGCAAGTCGACCCTCGTCAATGCGCTCGTCGGCCAGAAGGTCGCGATCGTCAGCCCAAAGGCGCAGACGACGCGCACGCGGCTGATGGGCGTCGCGATGGAAGCCGAAACCCAGATCATCCTGATCGACACGCCGGGCATCTTCGCGCCGACGCGCCGGCTCGATCGCGCGATGGTCGCCGCCGCGTGGAGCAGCCTTGAGGAGGCCGAGGCCATCCTCGTGATGATCGATGCCGCGGCGAAGCTAACGGGCCGCGTCGAGCGCGTGCTCGAAGGGATCGCGAACCGGGCCGAGAAGAAATATCTGGTGCTCAACAAGGTCGATCTGACGAAGAAGGACAAGCTGCTGACGATCGCGACCGAGCTCAACGGCCGCGTCGCCTTCGACGAAACCTTCTTCATTTCGGCAAGCAGCGGCGATGGCGTTCCCGAGCTCAAGGCGCACCTCGCCGATTTGATGCCCGAGGGACCGTGGCACTTCCCCGAGGATGAGGTCAGCGACGCGCCCGAACGCATGCTCGCCGCCGAAATCACGCGCGAGCAACTCTATCGCCAGCTTCACGAGGAACTGCCCTATCAGTCGACCGTCGAGACCGAGCTGTTCAAGACGCGCCCCGACGGCAGCGCCGAAATCCACCAGCAGATCTTCGTCGCGCGCGACAACCAGCGCGCGATCGTGCTCGGCAAGGGCGGCGCGCGCATCAAGGAAATCGGCGCCCGCGCGCGGGCCGAGCTGACCGAATTGATGGGCCGCAAGGTCCACCTGTTCCTGCACGTCAAGGTCAAGGAAAATTGGGACGAGGACCGCAGCGTCTATCGCGACATGGGGCTCGACTGGGTCGATTGATCCAAAATTACGGGCGAAGATGTATATGGAACGGCCGAAATCGATCATCGCATTTGAGCGCATTTTTTTGGGCGTCTGTTGCTGTTGGCCTGTTGGGGGGCGTTCTCGGCTGGAACGACCTTCTGGAGATGTATCAACGCGAACCCTCGATCGCTGCGATGGGATTTGGCAGTGGGCTTCTGATCGCCATGTGGTGTATCAGCTTAGCCTTCCAGCTGCTGTTCTGGTATCTGATTGCCCGCAAGGGTAGCAATGTGATGCGCTGGATTTACGTCGTGCTGATGGCGTTCGGCATTATTTCGGCGATAGCTACAATCGGCAACCCTGCGATGCCGGGCGGCATTTCCCAGATTACCAGCCTGGTGTCGACCGCGCTAACTGCGCTCGCCATCTTCTTTTTGTTCCGCCCCGATGCCTCGGATTGGTTCAAGAACAAGCGACAGGTCGACCCCGCAACCTTCAGCTAGGGCTAAATCCGCCGGCAGTCATTCGGCGGAGAATTGCCGTCGAAGCGCGCGGTGATCCAGTCGATCGTCTCTTGCGTACTGTCCTTGGCGCTCGCGCCATGATCGCCGGTCATCTCAATCCAGCGGGTCGGCGTACCGCGCTTGCAAACGGCTTTGGCAAACTTGCGGGTGACCGTGGGGGCCACGATCATATCCTTGCTGCTTTGTGCGATGAGCAGCGGCCCCGGCACGCGCGCCGGGTCGACGCTATTGCTGCGCGCGAACGAACCGAAGGGTTCGATCTTGCCGATATCCTTGTTCCGCGTCGCGCGGGCGACGGTGAGGATGCCGAGGATCGTGCCGAGCTTCGGTTTCTTGTTGAACGCAACACAATTATTCTGCGCAAGCCGGTTGATGATCCCCTGATTGGTGCGATTGGTGACCCCGTCCATCGAATAGCCGTAGAGCGTCGACCAACTGTGCAGCGCGAATGAGAGGAGCAGCGCGCGGGCATTTTTGTCGCCGCCTTCGCGCAGGTTGGCAGCGAGATCGGTCGGCGGCGCCGCGGCTGCGGTCGCGACGAGCATCAGGTCGGGCGCGTAGAAACGAGCCAGCACGGCCGTCCACAATGCGGCGTGCCCGCCCTGCGATTCGCCCCACACGGCGAAGCGGTTTCCGGCGGCGGCGCCCGGAATCTCTCTCGCTGCCCGCACCGCATCGAGCACCGCATTCGCGGTATCGGGACCGACGAGAAAAGGGTGCATCGTCGGGCCGCCAAGGCCGATATAGTCCGGCGCGACGACAACATAGCCGCTGCGAACGGCGTTCATTCCAGCCGAATATTCGAAGAAATTCGGGCTGAGCGAAGGCGCGCATTTCTCCGCCACACCCCAAGCGCCATGCGTCCATGCGATCACACGGCGCGGGCGCGGTGGGATCGCCTCCATCGGCGCGGCAACGATGCCTGTGACGGTTAGGCGCTGGCCGTTACCGTTTGTCGTCCAATATTGCACGCGCCAAGCCTGTGTGCCCGGCGGTGTGTCGGTCATCGGCTGGGCCGAGATGAGGTGGCGAACCTGCTGTGCCGCAACGGGCGGCGACAGCGCAAACAGGACGGCGAGCAGGACGGCAGCAAAGAGGTGGCGCATGGAAATGTCTCCCCGGTGCCACCACTCTTATCATGGGTTCGGGAAGTCTGGAACGCCGGGCGTCACCCCTCCCCAATCCTCGTCATTCCCGCGAAAGCGCGAACCCGGTTGCGACGACTGCGGGTTCGCGCTTTCGCGGGAATGACGAGATTAGAGGGCGTGCCGCTTCAGGTTCGACTATTCGGCAGCCTTCTTCTTTGCCGGTGCCTTCTTGGCCGCAGGCTTTTTCGCCGCCGCCTTCTTCTTCGGCGCGGCCTTCTTCTTGCCCTTCGCCGGCCCCTTCGCGGCGCGCGCGTCGATCAGCGCGATCGCTTCTTCGAGCGTGAGCGTCGCTGGGTCGGCGGTCTTGGGCAGCGTCGCATTGGTCGTGCCGTCGGTCACGTAAGGGCCGAAACGCCCTTCCATCAGCTTCATCTCGCCGCCGCTCGTCGGGTGTGGGCCGAAGGTGTTGAGCGGTTCGGCCTTGGTCCGCCCGCGCCCACCGCCCGCCGCCGCTTCGGCGATGCGGACGACCGCGGCATTCATCCCGATGTCGAAAATTTCGGCGGTGCCCGTCAGCTTCGCGTATTTGCCGTCATGGAGCAGATAGGGGCCATAGCGCCCCAGCCCCGCCATGATCGGCTTGCCGCTTTCGGGATGCATCCCGACCTCGCGCGGCAGGCTCAGCAGCCGCAGCGCATAGTCGAGGTCAAAATCCTCGGCCGGAATATCCTTGGGGATCGACGAGCGTTTCGCCTCCTTGCCGTCGCCAAGCTGGATGTACGGGCCGAAACGCCCGCTGCGCTTCGTCACTTCCAACCCGCTGTCGGGATCGGTACCCAGCGTCTCGGGACCGGTGTCCGCACCGTCGCTTCCGCCCGGCTGCGCGAACTTGCGCGTGAATTTGCAGTCGGGATAGTTGCTGCACGCAATGAACGGCCCGAATTTGCCGCCGCGCAGCGCGAGCCGCCCCGTGCCGCAATTGGGGCAAAGCCTGGGATCGCTGCCGTCGCCCTTGTCGGGGAAGAGATAGGGGCCGAGGAATTCGTCGAGCGCCGCGGTGATCTCCGACGGCTTCTGCTCCATCACCTCGCCGGTGCGTGGCTTGAAATCGCGCCAGAAGCGTTCGAGCACCGCCTGCCACTGCGCGCGGCCGCCCGAGACGTCGTCGAGTTCTTCCTCGAGCCCCGCGGTGAAGTCATAACCGACATAGCGTTCAAAGAAGCGTTCGAGGAACGCCGTCAGCAAGCGCCCACTTTCCTCAGGGATGAAGCGGTTCTTCTCTACCGTCACATAGGCGCGATCCTTCAGCACCTGCAGGATCGAGGCATAGGTCGACGGGCGCCCGATACCGAGCTCCTCCATCTTCTTGACGAGACTCGCTTCCGAATAGCGCGGGGGCGGCTGCGTCTCGTGGCTTTCGACCTCGACGCCGGTCTTCGCCGGCGCATCGCCCTTCGCCATTGCCGGGAGCAGGCGCGCGTCGTCGTCTTCCGCACTATCGTCGCGGCCCTCGTCATAGAGCGCAAGGAAACCGGGGAATTTCACGACCTGTCCGGTCGCGCGCATCACCGTCTTGCCGGTGCCGTCCGAAA
This DNA window, taken from Sphingopyxis sp. PAMC25046, encodes the following:
- the lepB gene encoding signal peptidase I, encoding MTNASFTADVTPPTGPTPPAPTPAPVSAKEEAVDTVRFLALLAIAVLIFRSFFLSPFNIPSESMQPRLLIGDYLLVNKMAYGYSKFSLPFSAPLIPGRIFPRTPERGDVVVFKAPPVNDNDYIKRVIGLPGDSVQVKGGIVWLNGKPLKREAMPDFVIPVTPNMIEASRATGTLPCYAPEFEEIAADGTRQCRYKQFRETLPSGKSYAILDITTIAEDNTPLVVVPEGHMFLMGDNRDRSADSRFPAMENQGIGLVPEENLVGHALVGMFSTDGSASWINPISWFTAARWGRIGDGF
- the rnc gene encoding ribonuclease III, with translation MSDTLDTGALADIIGCTPDDIALYDLALTHGSTGRADYQRLEFLGDRVLGLVIASELYTRFPAASEGEMSSRLHVLASGATCAAIAQKLDLTALIRFGAQARNDGGRYSDNIAADAIEALIGALYLDKGAEAARQFILTHWNEMIDGQQAAPKHPKAALQEWALARKRRPPEYEIVSREGPDHAPRFRVAVSVGKLARAEAEGASKQAAEKAAAAALLAELEGQEK
- the era gene encoding GTPase Era encodes the protein MTQHCGFVAVVGAPNAGKSTLVNALVGQKVAIVSPKAQTTRTRLMGVAMEAETQIILIDTPGIFAPTRRLDRAMVAAAWSSLEEAEAILVMIDAAAKLTGRVERVLEGIANRAEKKYLVLNKVDLTKKDKLLTIATELNGRVAFDETFFISASSGDGVPELKAHLADLMPEGPWHFPEDEVSDAPERMLAAEITREQLYRQLHEELPYQSTVETELFKTRPDGSAEIHQQIFVARDNQRAIVLGKGGARIKEIGARARAELTELMGRKVHLFLHVKVKENWDEDRSVYRDMGLDWVD
- a CDS encoding lipase family protein, whose amino-acid sequence is MRHLFAAVLLAVLFALSPPVAAQQVRHLISAQPMTDTPPGTQAWRVQYWTTNGNGQRLTVTGIVAAPMEAIPPRPRRVIAWTHGAWGVAEKCAPSLSPNFFEYSAGMNAVRSGYVVVAPDYIGLGGPTMHPFLVGPDTANAVLDAVRAAREIPGAAAGNRFAVWGESQGGHAALWTAVLARFYAPDLMLVATAAAAPPTDLAANLREGGDKNARALLLSFALHSWSTLYGYSMDGVTNRTNQGIINRLAQNNCVAFNKKPKLGTILGILTVARATRNKDIGKIEPFGSFARSNSVDPARVPGPLLIAQSSKDMIVAPTVTRKFAKAVCKRGTPTRWIEMTGDHGASAKDSTQETIDWITARFDGNSPPNDCRRI
- the topA gene encoding type I DNA topoisomerase; translation: MQLVIVESPAKAKTIEKYLGRDFKVLASYGHVRDLPPKDGSVDPDDGFAMQWQLYPDKAKRLKEISDAAKGADRLILATDPDREGEAISWHVQELLRSKKALPQSVDRVTFNAITKQAVTDAMAHPRELDTDLIDAYRARRALDYLVGFTLSPVLWRKLPGAKSAGRVQSVALRLVVEREREIEAFVAQQYWSVTGLFEMGGTPFKARLLRWKGDKIERLSITNEADARAAEADVKAGHFTVDTVETKPLTRNPPPPFTTSTLQQEAARKLGFSASHTMRIAQALYEDGAITYMRTDGVQMDGSAISAARKAIATRYDGGYVPDQPRQYQTKAKNAQEAHEAIRPTDFSKDKAGSGDHARLYELIWKRALASQMASARLERTSVDLSDGTGKTVMRATGQVVKFPGFLALYDEGRDDSAEDDDARLLPAMAKGDAPAKTGVEVESHETQPPPRYSEASLVKKMEELGIGRPSTYASILQVLKDRAYVTVEKNRFIPEESGRLLTAFLERFFERYVGYDFTAGLEEELDDVSGGRAQWQAVLERFWRDFKPRTGEVMEQKPSEITAALDEFLGPYLFPDKGDGSDPRLCPNCGTGRLALRGGKFGPFIACSNYPDCKFTRKFAQPGGSDGADTGPETLGTDPDSGLEVTKRSGRFGPYIQLGDGKEAKRSSIPKDIPAEDFDLDYALRLLSLPREVGMHPESGKPIMAGLGRYGPYLLHDGKYAKLTGTAEIFDIGMNAAVVRIAEAAAGGGRGRTKAEPLNTFGPHPTSGGEMKLMEGRFGPYVTDGTTNATLPKTADPATLTLEEAIALIDARAAKGPAKGKKKAAPKKKAAAKKPAAKKAPAKKKAAE